One Triplophysa rosa linkage group LG21, Trosa_1v2, whole genome shotgun sequence DNA segment encodes these proteins:
- the LOC130545470 gene encoding Fc receptor-like protein 5, which yields MEMFQIIFLTVAVSAQVSPPTVKPVTTNRAIPTAKLTLEPALAVFYPSDNVTLKCEIEGSSDDWSYKWRNNKGFLQESKSRLEITLKSMDDSGEYTCQPFIKDRVTAEMSSAVTLQVNAIPTAKLTLEPALAVFYPSDNVTLKCEIEGSSDDWSYKWRNNKGFLQESKSRLEITLKSMDDSGEYTCQPFIKDRVTAEMSSAVTLQVNAIPTAKLTLEPALAVFYPSENVTLKCEIEGSSDDWSYKWRNNKGFLQESKSPLEITLKSMDDSGEYTCQPFIKDRVTTEMSSAVTLQVNETPRPKLTADPNWTEFFPNETITLTCGFDGNSDGWSFEWLKINETLKTSSTLTITAKPSDSGRYSCKGKLRSVVSQQSDAFQLNVKDQWPKPNLTQSQNVQVFYKGETITFNCKVEVRSLNLEYLFFRDSVQIHANTSNSFSIQSAQVSHSGKYLCQVKRRTLSSGQSDVRTVTVKEIPQAQLNSEWKDAFPGETVSLQCVIPGVSENWIYMWFRNEKTVSSGPDTNVYGNTLSLSVKSHHTGLYMYVCQAQLERRSVTSAKSTQHSLNIYEPPQPKLSIESEWKMFYRSEKITLKCSINKNPNDWLYEWYKNKSPLPEAKDTLLINSADISHSGSYKCKGKHQQRSKVTTSETQALQIHIYDKTPKPDIKEHPSFEFFYTDERIHLDCNMSGDGWEYHWNKDSKPTQPSITNTNYTINSASLHHTGVYKCEAKRGDFSIYSEPLKVEVQARLSAVLTLGTELSDIMAGSVLTLRCEVSDGKEWNYTWSENGQELNESSHTLKVKATEDTIKNEFKCRGKRTVRPLYSSWSEGFVANNTVFKRKILLAISGFFICCIVILIIGCIVLKITRKPVKKETLCEDLFISMADSKNQATTPLMEYMENKPKENESEEKEELIMDHISVTHVDGVIKGKDSPSAEANGLTSFKGT from the exons ATGGAAATGTTTCAAATCATCTTTTTGACAG TGGCAGTCAGTGCACAAGTATCACCTCCAACAGTCAAACCTGTTACGACAAATAGAG CAATCCCAACAGCAAAACTAACTTTGGAACCAGCATTAGCAGTATTCTACCCGTCTGACAACGTCACTCTGAAGTGTGAGATTGAGGGCAGCTCAGATGACTGGAGCTACAAGTGGCGTAACAATAAGGGATTTCTCCAAGAATCCAAATCTCGATTAGAAATCACGTTGAAATCAATGGATGACTCTGGAGAATATACCTGCCAGCCATTCATTAAAGACAGAGTGACCGCTGAAATGAGTTCTGCTGTTACACTTCAAGTTAATG CAATCCCAACAGCAAAACTAACTTTGGAACCAGCATTAGCAGTATTCTACCCGTCTGACAACGTCACTCTGAAGTGTGAGATTGAGGGCAGCTCAGATGACTGGAGCTACAAGTGGCGTAACAATAAGGGATTTCTCCAAGAATCCAAATCTCGATTAGAAATCACGTTGAAATCAATGGATGACTCTGGAGAATATACCTGCCAGCCATTCATTAAAGACAGAGTGACCGCTGAAATGAGTTCTGCTGTTACACTTCAAGTTAATG CAATCCCAACAGCAAAACTAACTTTGGAACCAGCATTAGCAGTATTCTACCCGTCTGAAAACGTCACTCTGAAGTGTGAGATTGAGGGCAGCTCAGATGACTGGAGCTACAAGTGGCGTAACAATAAGGGATTTCTCCAAGAATCCAAATCTCCATTAGAAATCACGTTGAAATCAATGGATGACTCTGGAGAATATACCTGCCAGCCATTCATTAAAGACAGAGTGACCACTGAAATGAGTTCTGCTGTTACACTTCAAGTTAATG AGACTCCTAGACCAAAGCTGACCGCAGATCCAAACTGGACAGAGTTTTTCCCAAATGAGACAATCACACTGACGTGTGGATTTGATGGCAATTCTGACGGCTGGTCTTTTGAATGGCTCAAAATCAacgaaacattaaaaacaagctCCACTCTAACAATCACAGCAAAGCCCTCTGACTCTGGACGATATTCATGTAAAGGAAAACTTAGATCGGTGGTTAGCCAACAGAGTGATGCATTTCAACTAAATGTCAAAG ATCAATGGCCCAAGCCAAATTTGACCCAGAGCCAAAATGTTCAAGTGTTTTACAAAGGAGAAACTATAACATTTAACTGTAAAGTCGAGGTGCGGTCACTCAACTTGGAATATCTATTTTTTAGAGACTCAGTGCAGATTCATGCTAACACCAGCAACAGTTTTTCTATCCAATCAGCACAAGTGTCTCACAGTGGGAAATATTTGTGTCAAGTCAAACGAAGAACTCTTAGCTCTGGTCAAAGTGACGTACGCACAGTAACTGTCAAAG AAATTCCTCAAGCTCAGCTTAATTCTGAATGGAAAGATGCTTTTCCTGGTGAAACGGTGTCTTTGCAGTGTGTGATTCCAGGTGTATCAGAAAACTGGATCTATATGTGGTTCAGGAACGAGAAAACTGTCTCCAGTGGTCCTGACACAAACGTATATGGAAATACTCTGTCACTCTCGGTTAAATCTCATCACACTGGGCTATATATGTATGTTTGTCAAGCTCAGCTGGAGAGAAGGTCTGTGACGTCTGCAAAAAGCACACAACATTCATTAAACATTTATG AGCCACCTCAACCAAAACTCTCAATAGAGTCTGAATGGAAAATGTTTTACCGAAGCGAAAAAATAACTCTGAAGTGTTCAATTAATAAAAATCCAAATGACTGGCTCTATGAATGGTACAAAAACAAATCTCCTCTCCCTGAAGCAAAGGACACGCTCTTGATCAACTCAGCAGACATAAGTCATTCTGGAAGTTATAAGTGCAAAGGGAAACATCAACAGAGATCAAAAGTGACTACAAGTGAAACACAAGCTTTGCAGATTCACATTTATG ATAAAACTCCAAAACCGGACATAAAAGAACATCCATCTTTTGAGTTTTTCTACACTGATGAGCGAATTCACCTTGATTGTAACATGTCGGGTGATGGTTGGGAATATCACTGGAACAAGGACTCAAAGCCGACACAACCTTCTATCACAAATACAAACTACACCATAAACTCAGCATCTCTCCATCACACCGGTGTCTACAAATGTGAAGCGAAGAGAGGCGACTTCTCAATCTACAGTGAGCCGCTGAAAGTGGAAGTTCAAG CTCGTTTATCTGCTGTGCTGACACTGGGCACTGAATTGAGTGACATCATGGCCGGGTCTGTCCTGACACTGAGGTGTGAGGTCTCAGATGGCAAAGAATGGAACTACACCTGGTCAGAGAACGGACAGGAGCTGAATGAGTCTTCTCATACATTAAAAGTGAAGGCAACCGAAGAtactataaaaaatgaatttaagtGCAGGGGGAAAAGGACAGTACGACCGCTGTACTCCTCTTGGAGTGAGGGGTTTGTGGCCAATAATACTG TGTTCAAAAGAAAAATACTGCTGGCCATCTCAGGATTCTTTATCTGCTGTATTGTTATTCTGATCATTGGATGCATCGTACTAAAAATCACCCGTAAACCAG TGAAGAAAGAGACTCTGTGTGAGGACTTGTTTATTTCAATGGCGGACTCCAAGAATC AAGCTACGACACCCTTGATGGAATACATGGAAAACAAGCCAAAGGAGAACG AATCTGAGGAAAAGGAGGAACTGATTATGGATCATATTTCAGTCACTCATGTGGATGGTGTGATAAAAG